In Nitratireductor basaltis, the following are encoded in one genomic region:
- a CDS encoding undecaprenyl-phosphate glucose phosphotransferase — translation MNATEPTGKLTKDAVLQGETPGERKPRPELGRIARQVAQQYRRDTTSPVMVSGVMRLAEFGLLAISGIILYTWHVGLQTHLFWQYPLIIFGCSLVTVILLEFMDAYQMPALRSPIGQVGRVFLAWTSAFALITISLFFLKISADFSRFWMGSWYVTGFVLIFLTRSLTAQLVKRWARNGRIERRAVIVGGGKTAEELIRSIEQQPYNDIRICGLFDDRDDRRSPPVVAGYPKLGNVEELIEFARIARIDMMIVSLPMSAETRVLSMLRKLWVLPIDIRLSAHSNHLRFRPRAYSYIGSVPMLDIFDRPINDWDSVAKRAFDIIFSLIGIVVFSPVMLATALAIKLDSKGPVLFKQKRHGFNNEVIEVFKFRSMYVDQCDPTAKQAVTKNDPRVTRVGRIIRKTSVDELPQFFNSLFGSLSLVGPRPHAVAAQAHNRLFDEVVDGYFARHRVKPGVTGWAQINGWRGEMDTDEKIRKRTEYDLYYIENWSLWFDLKILFLTPIRLLNTDNAY, via the coding sequence ATGAATGCCACGGAACCGACCGGAAAACTGACCAAGGACGCCGTTCTGCAGGGTGAAACTCCCGGCGAACGCAAGCCGCGCCCGGAATTGGGGCGCATAGCCCGGCAGGTCGCACAGCAATATCGCAGGGATACGACGTCACCGGTCATGGTGAGCGGTGTCATGCGGTTGGCGGAATTCGGGCTGCTGGCGATTTCCGGCATCATTCTCTACACGTGGCATGTCGGATTGCAGACCCATCTGTTCTGGCAGTATCCGCTGATCATTTTCGGCTGCTCGCTGGTAACGGTGATTCTGCTTGAATTCATGGACGCCTATCAGATGCCGGCGCTGCGCAGCCCGATCGGGCAGGTGGGGCGCGTATTCCTTGCCTGGACTTCGGCCTTCGCGCTCATCACGATTAGCCTGTTCTTCCTGAAGATCTCCGCCGATTTCTCGCGCTTCTGGATGGGAAGCTGGTATGTCACCGGTTTCGTCCTGATTTTCCTCACGCGTTCCCTCACAGCGCAACTGGTCAAGCGCTGGGCGCGCAACGGGCGCATCGAGCGGCGCGCGGTCATCGTGGGCGGCGGCAAGACGGCGGAAGAACTGATCCGCTCCATTGAGCAACAACCCTATAACGACATCCGCATCTGCGGGCTTTTCGACGACCGCGACGACCGTCGTTCTCCCCCTGTCGTTGCCGGCTATCCCAAGCTTGGCAATGTGGAGGAGCTGATAGAATTCGCCCGCATCGCCCGCATCGACATGATGATCGTCTCCCTGCCGATGAGCGCGGAGACGCGTGTTCTCTCGATGCTGCGCAAATTGTGGGTTCTGCCGATCGATATTCGCCTTTCGGCCCATTCGAACCATCTGCGTTTCCGCCCGCGCGCCTATTCCTATATCGGCTCCGTGCCGATGCTCGACATCTTCGACCGCCCCATCAATGACTGGGATTCGGTGGCCAAGCGCGCCTTCGACATCATTTTCAGCCTGATCGGCATAGTGGTCTTCTCGCCGGTGATGCTCGCAACCGCCCTTGCCATCAAGCTCGACAGCAAGGGGCCCGTGCTCTTCAAGCAGAAGCGCCACGGCTTCAACAACGAGGTGATCGAGGTCTTCAAGTTCCGCTCCATGTATGTGGACCAGTGCGATCCAACCGCGAAACAGGCGGTGACGAAGAACGATCCGCGCGTGACGCGTGTCGGTCGCATCATCCGCAAAACGTCGGTCGACGAATTGCCGCAGTTCTTCAATTCGCTCTTTGGCAGTCTCTCGCTTGTTGGTCCTCGCCCGCATGCGGTGGCTGCACAGGCGCATAACCGTCTGTTCGACGAGGTCGTTGACGGCTATTTCGCGCGCCATCGCGTGAAGCCCGGTGTAACCGGCTGGGCGCAGATCAATGGCTGGCGCGGCGAGATGGACACGGATGAGAAGATCCGCAAGCGCACGGAATATGATCTCTACTACATCGAGAACTGGTCGCTCTGGTTTGATTTGAAGATCCTGTTTCTCACGCCCATCCGTCTGCTCAACACGGACAACGCCTATTGA
- a CDS encoding O-antigen ligase family protein — MSAITHSAQLAPGVSREAANRRLVELLRIGAVGFGVFLSGFVIREPAPYELYMAGLIGVWALFGLRLSRYIVPLIVLLIAFNIGGLISMSQLADLGDIPLYLAVSLFLAFTAIFYAAVVERQATLLPVIFGGWLLAALLTAMAGILGYFNAFPGAEIFTRYGRASGVFEDPNVFGPFLTLPAIWLLYRILTGGVRAMLLAALPFIIITLGVFLSFSRGAWGLYIFSAALLTLTLFIANRRGTARLRILIMSGGAILLAGLSLIVALQIPQVAELFSERAQLVQSYDGARLGRFARFGIGFMMAVEHPMGIGPLEFGQMLGEDTHNIWLKALMDYSWLGFAAYLTLVIWTLAAGFRILFRQRYWQPYLICAYVVLIGHVALGTVIDTDHWRHFYLLLGLVWGMIALEARYGRAAASPLPSVRTICTVAAGRGRSGGS; from the coding sequence TTGAGCGCGATCACCCATAGCGCGCAGCTTGCGCCCGGTGTCTCCCGCGAGGCGGCCAATCGCCGTCTCGTGGAGCTCTTGCGCATAGGCGCGGTGGGTTTCGGTGTTTTTCTCTCCGGCTTCGTGATCCGGGAGCCTGCCCCATACGAGCTCTACATGGCCGGGCTGATCGGCGTCTGGGCGCTTTTTGGCCTGCGCCTGTCTCGCTACATCGTTCCGCTGATCGTGCTGCTCATCGCCTTCAATATTGGCGGGCTCATCTCCATGAGCCAGCTTGCCGATCTGGGGGATATCCCGCTTTATCTCGCGGTCTCTCTCTTTCTTGCCTTCACCGCCATCTTCTATGCCGCGGTGGTGGAGAGGCAGGCGACACTTCTGCCGGTGATATTCGGCGGATGGCTGCTGGCGGCGCTCCTGACCGCGATGGCAGGCATTCTAGGCTATTTCAACGCCTTTCCGGGCGCCGAGATCTTCACGCGCTATGGTCGCGCGTCGGGCGTGTTCGAGGACCCGAACGTCTTCGGCCCCTTCCTGACGCTGCCCGCAATCTGGCTGCTCTATCGGATCCTGACCGGCGGCGTGCGTGCGATGCTTCTGGCCGCGCTGCCCTTCATCATCATCACGCTTGGCGTCTTCCTGTCCTTCTCGCGCGGTGCCTGGGGCCTCTATATCTTCTCTGCCGCCTTGTTGACGCTGACCCTCTTCATTGCCAACCGGCGCGGCACGGCGCGACTTCGCATTTTGATCATGAGCGGCGGCGCGATCCTGCTTGCCGGTCTCTCGCTGATCGTGGCTCTGCAGATACCGCAGGTCGCCGAACTGTTTTCGGAACGCGCGCAGCTGGTGCAGTCCTATGACGGTGCGCGGCTTGGTCGTTTCGCCCGCTTCGGCATCGGCTTCATGATGGCGGTGGAACATCCCATGGGCATCGGCCCGTTGGAATTCGGTCAGATGCTGGGCGAGGACACGCACAATATCTGGCTGAAGGCGCTGATGGATTATTCCTGGCTCGGCTTTGCGGCCTATCTGACGCTCGTCATCTGGACGCTTGCCGCAGGTTTCCGCATCCTGTTTCGCCAACGCTACTGGCAGCCCTATCTCATCTGCGCCTATGTGGTGCTGATCGGCCATGTGGCGCTCGGCACGGTGATCGATACCGATCACTGGCGCCATTTCTACCTGCTGCTCGGGCTCGTCTGGGGCATGATCGCGCTGGAAGCGCGGTATGGACGCGCTGCCGCCTCCCCACTTCCATCGGTTAGAACTATCTGCACCGTGGCGGCAGGTCGCGGGCGTTCTGGAGGCTCATGA